ATCCACTCGACTCGTTGCCGGCGCTGCGTATGGCGATGGAGCAGGGCGGGCACATTTCCGCCAGCAGCCAGGCCCAACCCAAAGCTACACCGGCCCAGACTCAGGCCGACGGTGAATTGACTGCGGCGCAGAACTTCGCTGCCGGCATGGCGAGCATGCTCGACGTGCAGGCCGACAAGGACAGCACCAGTCAGAATGGTGAAAAGGCCTTCAGCGGCCTGATAGACGATGGCCTGAAAGATCTGAAGGCTGCTACCAGCGACACCCGTGTCGATGATTTCGCCAACCGTCTGGCGGCGCTGACTCAGGCGGCCACTCCGAAAACCGCGAACGCGGTGCCGGTGAATCAACCGATCGCCATGCATCAGAGCGGCTGGACCGAAGAAATCGTCAACCGCGTCATGTACCTGTCCAGCGCCAACCTGAAGGCGGCGGATATTCAATTGCAGCCGGCGGAACTCGGGCGTCTGGATATTCGGGTCAACATGGTTCCGGACCAGCAGACCCAGGTGACCTTCATGAGCGCGCACCCAAGCGTGCGCGAAGCGCTCGACGGTCAGATGCATCGCTTGCGTGACATGTTCACCCAGCAGGGCATGGGCCAGGTCGACGTCAATGTCTCCGACCAGAGCCGTGGCTGGCAGGGTCAGCAGGGTCAGGAACAGGCGCAGCAGGGCCAGAGTGGTCGCACCAGCGCTGCGGGTGGTCGACTGGATTCGGCGGAAGAGGAGCTGACGCCG
The Pseudomonas fluorescens genome window above contains:
- a CDS encoding flagellar hook-length control protein FliK → MPATPNVLLQSAAQAKAQAAAAKTPVMAADTGDKASSFAQVFADQGPKKTLANSDSSLKPARDKVADNSDKKDFAKDKSAATQQTVADSGNALPADKTASTTTDDQAAADKAAADAAADSAQTPVADTTPVDPALDPALAQTVQPLVTAPVVAAPVAATPEPAKTETPVVAATLAPAVVKDPAASTDSAFDPAADPLDSLPALRMAMEQGGHISASSQAQPKATPAQTQADGELTAAQNFAAGMASMLDVQADKDSTSQNGEKAFSGLIDDGLKDLKAATSDTRVDDFANRLAALTQAATPKTANAVPVNQPIAMHQSGWTEEIVNRVMYLSSANLKAADIQLQPAELGRLDIRVNMVPDQQTQVTFMSAHPSVREALDGQMHRLRDMFTQQGMGQVDVNVSDQSRGWQGQQGQEQAQQGQSGRTSAAGGRLDSAEEELTPAAVAEAAAQTTSVIGSSAVDYYA